A window from Drosophila subobscura isolate 14011-0131.10 chromosome O, UCBerk_Dsub_1.0, whole genome shotgun sequence encodes these proteins:
- the LOC117896164 gene encoding chaoptin isoform X2, producing MGLEFFFKFGYAFLTITLIIMIWMSLARASMLDREMQETRYPPCTYNVMCTCSKSSTDLGIVHCKNVPFPALPRMVNQSKVFMLHMENTGLREIEPYFLQSTGMYRLKVSGNHLTEIPDDAFTGLERSLWELILPQNDLVEIPSKALRHLQKLRHLDLGYNHITHIHHDSFRGLEDSLQMLILRENCISMLQTHSFTGLLILETLDLSGNNLFEIDPNVFVDGMPRLTRLLLTDNILSEIPYDALGPLKSLRTLDISHNVIWSLSGNETYDIKASTKLNLDNLHLEYNHIEVLPPNSFKYFETVNRTFFDGNPIHTLKEDAFKPARIREIYMRYCGLTNISPQAFDSLVNSLQILDLSGNNLTKLHHKLFNNFDVLRVISMRDNKIKIQKPTETFNAVHYTLLKLDLSGDRNDPTNLQTLRKMRNMRSLSISRLGSATVGPDDFKDFGVELEDLQITRASLSGIQSHAFKHVRGLKRLDFSENGISSIENDAFHEIGHSLISLKMSHGYSGSALPAEPLRHLTSLQELDFSNNHISTMSDTSFHFLKNLRMLELHDNRIEQVLKGTFQGDIHTKLEEISLRFNHLTSISQHTFFDLEALRKLQLDDNKIDKIERRAFMNLDELEYLSLRGNKLSNLADESFQNLPKLEILDMAFNQLPNFNFDYFDQVGTLSNLNVNVSHNQIKQLMYNSSWSGRNEHGGMYHSNIKILDLSHNNVSIIHPGYFRPAEISLTHLHLGYNSLMNTTRDVFGNMPNLQWLDLSYNWIHELDFDAFKNTKQLQLVYFAHNYLSDIPQDIFKPVHALRIVDFSHNHLRGLPDNLFYNGGMEKLDVSHNMLLKIPSSSLSSLAALTLCELHLSNNFISTIHSMDLSNKFRSLRYLDISYNYLLRIDDAVFATMPRLAVLDLSHNRDLKVMDKSFMGLETSLIKLGMENVSLSTVPEIRLKYLREFRLGYNELPSIPQELAHNMSNLRMLDLSNNDLTNVPLMTQSLPHLRRLMLSGNPITSLNNNSFDGVNEDLEMLDISNFRLHYFEYGCLDSLPHLRSLKLTAYSHLEHFNIPHLLRHHYNIRELWIEAPQPFTRIVKKGSGPTQEMQTLQLGNPTDLQREMEGHLPSKLTNLTFSGPQFGSLNEHILKGMRSPYLYMQLFNTSLQALPPNFFKHMGRVRNISLDIRYKNRNLKKIPNPNTGQVPYLPNSVFLTDLKMSHTDLNCDCDLGWVEFWQRKRRQYICSSQTWTDTVFRTFMNSPCQVYGRHNCDDHDDDLRETRCENKGGQQLMEALKFDLECGWDNANCREAAFVVVAVCVAMVFWM from the exons ATG GGTCTCGAGTTCTTCTTTAAGTTTGGCTATGCCTTCCTTACCATAACGCTCATCATCATGATCTGGATGTCGCTGGCCCGCGCCTCGATGCTCGATCGTGAGATGCAGGAGACGCGCTACCCGCCCTGCACCTACAATGTGATGTGTACCTGCTCCAAGTCATCCACTGATCTGGGCATTGTACACTGCAAGAATGTGCCATTTCCAGCACTGCCACGCATGGTGAACCAGTCAAAG GTTTTCATGCTTCACATGGAGAACACGGGACTGCGCGAGATCGAGCCCTACTTCCTGCAGTCGACGGGCATGTATCGGCTGAAGGTTTCGGGCAATCATCTGACAGAGATACCCGATGACGCCTTCACGGGTCTGGAGCGTTCGCTGTGGGAGCTCATACTGCCGCAGAATGATTTGGTGGAGATACCCTCAAAGGCGCTGCGGCACCTACAGAAACTGCGGCACCTGGATCTGGGCTACAATCACATAACGCACATCCACCACGACTCGTTCCGCGGGCTGGAGGACTCGCTGCAGATGTTGATCCTGCGGGAGAACTGCATCTCGATGTTGCAGACGCACAGCTTCACCGGGCTGCTCATACTGGAGACCCTCGACCTGAGTGGCAACAACCTCTTCGAGATCGATCCGAATGTGTTTGTGGACGGAATGCCGCGCCTCACGCGTCTCCTGCTCACCGACAACATTCTCTCGGAGATCCCCTACGATGCTTTGGGGCCACTCAAGAGCCTGCGCACCCTGGACATCTCCCACAATGTGATCTGGTCGCTGAGCGGCAATGAGACGTACGACATCAAGGCCAGCACCAAGTTGAATCTGGATAATCTGCATCTGGAGTACAATCATATAGAAGTGCTGCCGCCGAACTCCTTTAAATACTTTGAGACGGTCAATCGGACCTTCTTTGATGGCAATCCCATACACACTCTGAAG GAGGATGCCTTCAAACCGGCTAGGATAAGGGAGATTTACATGCGGTACTGCGGCCTGACGAACATCTCGCCACAGGCCTTTGACAGCCTCGTGAACAGCCTTCAGATCCTGGATCTATCCGGCAACAATCTGACCAAGCTGCACCACAAGCTCTTCAACAATTTCGATGTCTTGAG GGTCATCAGCATGCGGGACAACAAAATCAAGATACAGAAACCCACCGAAACCTTCAACGCCGTGCACTATACGCTGCTCAAGCTGGACCTCAGCGGGGATCGCAATGATCCGACCAATCTCCAGACCCTGCGGAA AATGCGGAACATGCGCTCGCTCTCCATCTCCCGGCTGGGCTCTGCCACCGTGGGACCCGATGACTTTAAGGACTTTGGagtggagctggaggatcTGCAGATCACCAGGGCCAGTCTCTCGGGCATACAATCGCATGCCTTCAAGCATGTGAGGGGTCTGAAGCGTTTGGATTTTAGTGAGAATGGAATTTCGAGCATTGAGAATGATGCGTTCCATGAG ATTGGCCACTCTTTGATATCATTGAAAATGTCGCATGGCTACTCGGGCAGTGCCTTGCCTGCTGAGCCGCTGCGTCACCTCACTTCACTGCAGGAGCTGGACTTTAGCAACAATCACATCAGCACCATGAGCGATACGAGCTTCCATTTCTTGAAGAATTTACGAATGCTGGAGCTGCACGACAACCGCATCGAACAGGTCCTCAAGGGCACCTTCCAGGGCGACATTCACACCAAATTGGAGGAGATCTCGCTGCGTTTCAATCACCTCACATCCATCTCGCAGCACACATTCTTCGATCTTGAGGCGCTCCgtaagctgcagctggacgacAACAAAATCGACAAGATCGAACGTCGTGCCTTTATGAATTTGGATGAATTGGAGTACTTGAGTTTGAGGGGAAATAAGCTGAGCAATCTGGCGGACGAGTCCTTCCAGAATCTGCCCAAACTGGAGATCCTGGACATGGCCTTCAATCAGTTGCCGAACTTCAACTTTGACTACTTTGATCAGGTCGGCACGCTGTCCAATTTGAATGTGAATGTCAGCCACAATCAGATTAAGCAGCTGATGTACAACTCTTCTTGGAGCGGAAGGAATGAGCATG GTGGCATGTACCACTCGAACATCAAGATCTTGGATTTGTCCCACAACAATGTATCCATCATTCATCCGGGCTACTTCCGTCCCGCTGAGATCTCGCTGACACACCTCCATTTGGGCTACAACTCTCTGATG AACACCACGCGTGATGTGTTTGGCAACATGCCCAACCTCCAGTGGCTGGATCTCAGCTATAACTGGATCCATGAGCTGGACTTTGATGCCTTCAAGAAcaccaagcagctgcagctggtctATTTTGCCCACAACTACCTGAGTGACATACCACAGGATATATTCAAGCCGGTTCATGCCCTGCGCATCGTTGACTTCTCGCACAATCATCTGCGCGGACTGCCCGACAATCTCTTCTATAATGGTGGAATGGAAAA ACTGGATGTCTCGCACAACATGCTCTTGAAGATCCCCTCTTCATCGCTGTCCAGCTTGGCTGCTTTGACGCTCTGCGAGCTGCACTTGTCCAACAACTTCATCTCCACCATCCACAGCATGGATCTGTCCAACAAGTTCAGG TCCCTTCGCTATCTGGACATCTCCTATAACTATTTGCTGCGCATCGATGATGCCGTCTTTGCCACAATGCCCAGGCTGGCCGTGCTGGACCTCTCCCACAATCGAGATCTCAAAGTAATGGACAAATCGTTTATGGGCCTGGAAACTTCACTGATCAAGCTGGGCATGGAGAATGTCTCCTTGAGCACAGTTCCAGAGATTCGACTGAAGTATTTGCGTGAGTTCCGACTGGGCTACAACGAGCTGCCCTCGATCCCGCAGGAGTTGGCCCACAATATGAGCAACCTGCGCATGCTGGACCTCTCCAACAATGATCTGACAAATGTACCACTGATGACACAATCACTGCCGCATCTAAG aCGCCTCATGCTGTCAGGCAATCCAATCACCTCgctaaacaacaacagcttcGATGGCGTCAACGAGGATCTCGAGATGCTGGATATATCAAACTTCCGGCTGCATTACTTCGAATACGGCTGCCTGGACTCCCTGCCTCATTTGCGATCCCTCAAGCTGACGGCCTACTCCCATCTGGAGCACTTTAACATTCCCCATTTGCTGCGGCATCATTACAACATTCGGGAGCTGTGGATCGAGGCCCCACAGCCATTCACACGCATCGTGAAGAAGGGCTCGGGTCCCACACAGGAGATGCAGACCCTTCAGCTGGGCAATCCAACCGATCTGCAGCGGGAAATGGAGGGACATCTGCCCTCAAAGCTGACGAACCTCACGTTTAGTGGCCCGCAGTTTGGTAGTTTGAATGAACACATCTTGAAG GGCATGCGATCTCCCTACCTGTACATGCAACTCTTCAACACCTCGCTGCAAGCACTGCCGCCGAATTTCTTCAAGCATATGGGTCGAGTGCGTAATATCTCGCTGGACATTCGCTACAAAAATCGCAACCTAAAGAAGATACCAAATCCAAACACAGGCCAGGTGCCCTATCTGCCCAACAGTGTCTTCCTGACTGACCTGAAGATGTCCCACACGGATCTCAACTGCGATTGCGATTTGGG ATGGGTCGAGTTCTGGCAGCGCAAGCGACGGCAGTACATTTGCTCATCGCAGACCTGGACCGACACCGTCTTCCGTACGTTCATGAACTCTCCCTGCCAGGTGTACGGACGCCACAATTGCGATGACCATGACGATGATCTGCGCGAGACGCGCTGCGAGAACAAGGGCGGTCAACAGCTCATGGAG GCACTCAAATTCGATTTGGAATGCGGCTGGGATAATGCCAATTGCCGGGAGGCCGCCTTCGTGGTGGTGGCCGTGTGCGTGGCCATGGTCTTTTGGATGTGA
- the LOC117897598 gene encoding probable 2-oxoglutarate dehydrogenase E1 component DHKTD1 homolog, mitochondrial, producing MKMLRCFSHSETRFAALLVAQTRPQRSYHSEKGVWGYKPIPKRDYQVGEEVRAARNAQGNVYRLVEAFRQHGHKLATINPISIKAPASGQSGTELQELSPAFYGLQTQETVRTAGLLSGPQVAENVAQLEQLLKDIYCGSAVSAEFSYVENLEEREWLASNFESLEQQHQLPDSQRREIAELLIKSQAWDNFMALKFPTVKRYGGEGAESMLAFFWQLLRDSVQADIEHVVLAMPHRGRTPLQAALLNMRPAKVFRKLSGASEFSEDIEAMSDVISHFHVSEQLEVLGKPLNFSMVRNPSHLEAANPVAMGKARSKQQTRGEGAFGTGNQPFGQHVLNVILHGDAAFAGQGINQECLNMAYVPHFEVGGSLHLIVNNQVGFTTPGDRGRSTAYTSDLAKSIQAPVFHVNGDDPEALARISSLAFRYQREFRKDIFIDLNCFRRWGHNELDDPTFTNPLVYQIVHQRQSVPDLYAQQLAKENVLSESQAKEMKDNYMQYLGEELALAPSYQPPPSYFEKQWAGLQLAPSKELTYWDTGVDYGLLHYIGQQSVSYPEDFNIHPHLQKTFVNARLKKLEAGSKIDWATAEALALGSLMYQGHNIRISGEDVGRGTFSHRHAMLVDQKTNEMFIPLNSMEGGNGGKLELAHSILSEEAVLGFEYGMAIDNPQNLIIWEAQFGDFANGAQIIIDAFIFSGETKWMESNALVMLLPHGYDGAASEHSSCRIERFLQLCDSKETSPDGDSVNVHIVNPTTPAQYYHVLRRQLARNFRKPLVVVGPKTLLRLPAATSTHEDFQPGTLFHNVLGDTKVEPEKVQKVILCSGKHYYALAEEREKRQAFDTAILRLESLCPFPIQELQAQLAQYGHVQSFVWSQEEHRNMGAWTFVRPRFENLIGQQLQYCGRCEAPTPATGIGKVHKREVDEIVAAPFEL from the exons ATGAAAATGCTCCGCTGCTTTTCGCACTCGGAGACGAGATTCGCGGCCCTGCTCGTTGCGCAGACACGCCCACAGCGGAGCTATCACAGTGAAAAGGGCGTCTGGGGTTATAAGCCGATTCCCAAGCGCGACTATCAAG TCGGCGAAGAGGTGCGGGCGGCACGGAACGCACAGGGCAATGTCTACCGCCTGGTGGAAGCCTTCCGCCAGCACGGACACAAATTGGCAACCATAAATCCCATCAGCATCAAAGCGCCGGCCAGTGGCCAGAG TGGGACAGAGCTCCAGGAATTAAGTCCCGCATTTTATGGACTGCAGACACAGGAGACGGTGCGCACCGCTGGCCTCTTAAGTGGTCCGCAGGTGGCCGAGAACGTGGCCCaactggagcagctgctcaagGACATTTACTGCGGCAGTGCAGTCAGCGCCGAGTTCTCCTATGTCGAG AATCTGGAGGAGCGCGAGTGGCTGGCCAGCAACTTCGAGTCGCtggaacagcagcaccagctgcccGACTCCCAGCGTCGCGAAATCGCCGAGCTGTTAATTAAGTCGCAGGCCTGGGATAATTTCATGGCACTCAAGTTTCCCACTGTCAAGCGCTATGGCGGCGAAGGTGCCGAGTCCATGCTGGCCTTCTTCTGGCAGCTCCTTCGCGACAGTGTCCAAG CGGATATCGAGCACGTGGTGCTGGCAATGCCCCACAGAGGTAGAACACCGCTGCAGGCGGCGCTCCTCAACATGCGGCCGGCGAAAGTTTTCCGCAAGCTCAGCGGCGCATCGGAGTTCAGCGAGGACATCGAGGCCATGTCGGACGTCATAAGTCACTTCC ATGTTTccgagcagctggaggtgcTGGGCAAACCTCTAAACTTCAGCATGGTGCGCAATCCCTCACATCTGGAG GCAGCCAATCCCGTGGCCATGGGCAAGGCCCGCTCCAAGCAGCAGACACGTGGCGAAGGCGCCTTCGGCACTGGCAATCAGCCTTTCGGCCAGCACGTGCTCAACGTAATCCTGCACGGAGATGCGGCATTTGCCGGCCAGGGCATCAACCAGGAGTGCCTCAACATGGCCTATGTGCCGCACTTTGAGGTGGGCGGCAGCCTCCACTTGATTGTCAACAACCAGGTGGGCTTCACCACGCCCGGGGATCGTGGTCGGTCCACGGCCTACACCTCCGACCTGGCCAAGTCCATTCAGGCGCCAGTTTTCCATGTCAATGGCGACGATCCCGAGGCTTTGGCGCGCATCAGCAGCCTGGCCTTCCGCTACCAGCGTGAGTTCCGCAAGGACATCTTCATCGATCTCAACTGCTTCCGTCGTTGGGGCCACAACGAGCTGGACGATCCCACCTTCACCAATCCCCTGGTCTATCAGATTGTCCACCAACGTCAGTCGGTGCCGGATCTGtatgcccagcagctggccaaagAGAACGTTCTGTCGGAGTCACAGGCCAAGGAAATGAAGGATAACTATATGCAATATTTGGGCGAGGAGTTGGCCTTGGCCCCCAGCTATCAGCCGCCGCCGTCCTACTTTGAGAAGCAATGGGCGGGCCTCCAGTTGGCTCCGTCCAAGGAGCTCACCTACTGGGACACGGGTGTGGATTACGGACTGCTGCACTACATAGGACAGCAGAGTGTCAGCTATCCCGAAGATTTT AACATCCATCCACATCTACAGAAGACATTTGTGAATGCACGCCTGAAAAAACTGGAGGCAGGATCGAAAATCGATTGGGCCACTGCTGAGGCCTTGGCACTCGGCAGCCTCATGTACCAGGGCCACAATATACGCATCAGTGGCGAGGATGTGGGACGCGGCACCTTCTCCCACCGCCATGCAATGCTGGTGGACCAAAAGACCAACGAGATGTTCATTCCCCTGAACAGCATGGAGGGTGGTAATGGCGGCAAACTGGAGCTGGCCCACAGCATCCTATCGGAGGAGGCCGTGCTGGGCTTTGAGTACGGCATGGCCATTGACAATCCACAGAATCTGATCATCTGGGAGGCGCAATTCGGTGACTTTGCGAATGGAGCACAAATCATCATCGATGCCTTCATCTTTTCGGGAGAAA CCAAATGGATGGAGTCGAATGCTTTGGTAATGCTCCTGCCTCATGGCTACGATGGCGCCGCCTCCGAGCACAGTTCGTGCCGCATTGAGCGTTTCCTCCAACTGTGCGACTCCAAGGAGACATCCCCAGATGGCGATAGCGTCAATGTGCACATTGTCAACCCCACCACACCCGCCCAGTACTATCATGTCCTGCGTCGCCAGCTGGCCAGGAATTTCCGCAAGCcattggtggtggtgggtccCAAGACGTTGCTCCGCTTGCCGGCAGCCACCTCCACGCACGAAGACTTCCAGCCGGGCACACTCTTCCACAATGTTCTGG GTGATACTAAAGTGGAGCCAGAGAAGGTGCAAAAGGTCATCCTGTGCAGTGGAAAACACTACTATGCCCTGGCGGAGGAGCGGGAGAAGCGTCAAGCCTTCGACACGGCCATCCTGCGACTGGAGTCACTCTGCCCATTCCCCAtccaggagctgcaggcgcaGCTCGCCCAGTACGGCCACGTGCAAT CCTTCGTTTGGAGCCAGGAAGAGCATCGTAATATGGGTGCCTGGACGTTTGTGCGGCCACgttttgaaaatttaattggcCAACAG CTCCAGTACTGCGGTCGCTGCGAGGCACCCACACCGGCCACCGGCATCGGCAAAGTGCATAAACGGGAAGTTGATGAGATTGTTGCTGCCCCATTTGAACTTTAG
- the LOC117896164 gene encoding chaoptin isoform X1 produces MGLEFFFKFGYAFLTITLIIMIWMSLARASMLDREMQETRYPPCTYNVMCTCSKSSTDLGIVHCKNVPFPALPRMVNQSKVFMLHMENTGLREIEPYFLQSTGMYRLKVSGNHLTEIPDDAFTGLERSLWELILPQNDLVEIPSKALRHLQKLRHLDLGYNHITHIHHDSFRGLEDSLQMLILRENCISMLQTHSFTGLLILETLDLSGNNLFEIDPNVFVDGMPRLTRLLLTDNILSEIPYDALGPLKSLRTLDISHNVIWSLSGNETYDIKASTKLNLDNLHLEYNHIEVLPPNSFKYFETVNRTFFDGNPIHTLKEDAFKPARIREIYMRYCGLTNISPQAFDSLVNSLQILDLSGNNLTKLHHKLFNNFDVLRVISMRDNKIKIQKPTETFNAVHYTLLKLDLSGDRNDPTNLQTLRNMTRMRNMRSLSISRLGSATVGPDDFKDFGVELEDLQITRASLSGIQSHAFKHVRGLKRLDFSENGISSIENDAFHEIGHSLISLKMSHGYSGSALPAEPLRHLTSLQELDFSNNHISTMSDTSFHFLKNLRMLELHDNRIEQVLKGTFQGDIHTKLEEISLRFNHLTSISQHTFFDLEALRKLQLDDNKIDKIERRAFMNLDELEYLSLRGNKLSNLADESFQNLPKLEILDMAFNQLPNFNFDYFDQVGTLSNLNVNVSHNQIKQLMYNSSWSGRNEHGGMYHSNIKILDLSHNNVSIIHPGYFRPAEISLTHLHLGYNSLMNTTRDVFGNMPNLQWLDLSYNWIHELDFDAFKNTKQLQLVYFAHNYLSDIPQDIFKPVHALRIVDFSHNHLRGLPDNLFYNGGMEKLDVSHNMLLKIPSSSLSSLAALTLCELHLSNNFISTIHSMDLSNKFRSLRYLDISYNYLLRIDDAVFATMPRLAVLDLSHNRDLKVMDKSFMGLETSLIKLGMENVSLSTVPEIRLKYLREFRLGYNELPSIPQELAHNMSNLRMLDLSNNDLTNVPLMTQSLPHLRRLMLSGNPITSLNNNSFDGVNEDLEMLDISNFRLHYFEYGCLDSLPHLRSLKLTAYSHLEHFNIPHLLRHHYNIRELWIEAPQPFTRIVKKGSGPTQEMQTLQLGNPTDLQREMEGHLPSKLTNLTFSGPQFGSLNEHILKGMRSPYLYMQLFNTSLQALPPNFFKHMGRVRNISLDIRYKNRNLKKIPNPNTGQVPYLPNSVFLTDLKMSHTDLNCDCDLGWVEFWQRKRRQYICSSQTWTDTVFRTFMNSPCQVYGRHNCDDHDDDLRETRCENKGGQQLMEALKFDLECGWDNANCREAAFVVVAVCVAMVFWM; encoded by the exons ATG GGTCTCGAGTTCTTCTTTAAGTTTGGCTATGCCTTCCTTACCATAACGCTCATCATCATGATCTGGATGTCGCTGGCCCGCGCCTCGATGCTCGATCGTGAGATGCAGGAGACGCGCTACCCGCCCTGCACCTACAATGTGATGTGTACCTGCTCCAAGTCATCCACTGATCTGGGCATTGTACACTGCAAGAATGTGCCATTTCCAGCACTGCCACGCATGGTGAACCAGTCAAAG GTTTTCATGCTTCACATGGAGAACACGGGACTGCGCGAGATCGAGCCCTACTTCCTGCAGTCGACGGGCATGTATCGGCTGAAGGTTTCGGGCAATCATCTGACAGAGATACCCGATGACGCCTTCACGGGTCTGGAGCGTTCGCTGTGGGAGCTCATACTGCCGCAGAATGATTTGGTGGAGATACCCTCAAAGGCGCTGCGGCACCTACAGAAACTGCGGCACCTGGATCTGGGCTACAATCACATAACGCACATCCACCACGACTCGTTCCGCGGGCTGGAGGACTCGCTGCAGATGTTGATCCTGCGGGAGAACTGCATCTCGATGTTGCAGACGCACAGCTTCACCGGGCTGCTCATACTGGAGACCCTCGACCTGAGTGGCAACAACCTCTTCGAGATCGATCCGAATGTGTTTGTGGACGGAATGCCGCGCCTCACGCGTCTCCTGCTCACCGACAACATTCTCTCGGAGATCCCCTACGATGCTTTGGGGCCACTCAAGAGCCTGCGCACCCTGGACATCTCCCACAATGTGATCTGGTCGCTGAGCGGCAATGAGACGTACGACATCAAGGCCAGCACCAAGTTGAATCTGGATAATCTGCATCTGGAGTACAATCATATAGAAGTGCTGCCGCCGAACTCCTTTAAATACTTTGAGACGGTCAATCGGACCTTCTTTGATGGCAATCCCATACACACTCTGAAG GAGGATGCCTTCAAACCGGCTAGGATAAGGGAGATTTACATGCGGTACTGCGGCCTGACGAACATCTCGCCACAGGCCTTTGACAGCCTCGTGAACAGCCTTCAGATCCTGGATCTATCCGGCAACAATCTGACCAAGCTGCACCACAAGCTCTTCAACAATTTCGATGTCTTGAG GGTCATCAGCATGCGGGACAACAAAATCAAGATACAGAAACCCACCGAAACCTTCAACGCCGTGCACTATACGCTGCTCAAGCTGGACCTCAGCGGGGATCGCAATGATCCGACCAATCTCCAGACCCTGCGGAA tATGACCAGAATGCGGAACATGCGCTCGCTCTCCATCTCCCGGCTGGGCTCTGCCACCGTGGGACCCGATGACTTTAAGGACTTTGGagtggagctggaggatcTGCAGATCACCAGGGCCAGTCTCTCGGGCATACAATCGCATGCCTTCAAGCATGTGAGGGGTCTGAAGCGTTTGGATTTTAGTGAGAATGGAATTTCGAGCATTGAGAATGATGCGTTCCATGAG ATTGGCCACTCTTTGATATCATTGAAAATGTCGCATGGCTACTCGGGCAGTGCCTTGCCTGCTGAGCCGCTGCGTCACCTCACTTCACTGCAGGAGCTGGACTTTAGCAACAATCACATCAGCACCATGAGCGATACGAGCTTCCATTTCTTGAAGAATTTACGAATGCTGGAGCTGCACGACAACCGCATCGAACAGGTCCTCAAGGGCACCTTCCAGGGCGACATTCACACCAAATTGGAGGAGATCTCGCTGCGTTTCAATCACCTCACATCCATCTCGCAGCACACATTCTTCGATCTTGAGGCGCTCCgtaagctgcagctggacgacAACAAAATCGACAAGATCGAACGTCGTGCCTTTATGAATTTGGATGAATTGGAGTACTTGAGTTTGAGGGGAAATAAGCTGAGCAATCTGGCGGACGAGTCCTTCCAGAATCTGCCCAAACTGGAGATCCTGGACATGGCCTTCAATCAGTTGCCGAACTTCAACTTTGACTACTTTGATCAGGTCGGCACGCTGTCCAATTTGAATGTGAATGTCAGCCACAATCAGATTAAGCAGCTGATGTACAACTCTTCTTGGAGCGGAAGGAATGAGCATG GTGGCATGTACCACTCGAACATCAAGATCTTGGATTTGTCCCACAACAATGTATCCATCATTCATCCGGGCTACTTCCGTCCCGCTGAGATCTCGCTGACACACCTCCATTTGGGCTACAACTCTCTGATG AACACCACGCGTGATGTGTTTGGCAACATGCCCAACCTCCAGTGGCTGGATCTCAGCTATAACTGGATCCATGAGCTGGACTTTGATGCCTTCAAGAAcaccaagcagctgcagctggtctATTTTGCCCACAACTACCTGAGTGACATACCACAGGATATATTCAAGCCGGTTCATGCCCTGCGCATCGTTGACTTCTCGCACAATCATCTGCGCGGACTGCCCGACAATCTCTTCTATAATGGTGGAATGGAAAA ACTGGATGTCTCGCACAACATGCTCTTGAAGATCCCCTCTTCATCGCTGTCCAGCTTGGCTGCTTTGACGCTCTGCGAGCTGCACTTGTCCAACAACTTCATCTCCACCATCCACAGCATGGATCTGTCCAACAAGTTCAGG TCCCTTCGCTATCTGGACATCTCCTATAACTATTTGCTGCGCATCGATGATGCCGTCTTTGCCACAATGCCCAGGCTGGCCGTGCTGGACCTCTCCCACAATCGAGATCTCAAAGTAATGGACAAATCGTTTATGGGCCTGGAAACTTCACTGATCAAGCTGGGCATGGAGAATGTCTCCTTGAGCACAGTTCCAGAGATTCGACTGAAGTATTTGCGTGAGTTCCGACTGGGCTACAACGAGCTGCCCTCGATCCCGCAGGAGTTGGCCCACAATATGAGCAACCTGCGCATGCTGGACCTCTCCAACAATGATCTGACAAATGTACCACTGATGACACAATCACTGCCGCATCTAAG aCGCCTCATGCTGTCAGGCAATCCAATCACCTCgctaaacaacaacagcttcGATGGCGTCAACGAGGATCTCGAGATGCTGGATATATCAAACTTCCGGCTGCATTACTTCGAATACGGCTGCCTGGACTCCCTGCCTCATTTGCGATCCCTCAAGCTGACGGCCTACTCCCATCTGGAGCACTTTAACATTCCCCATTTGCTGCGGCATCATTACAACATTCGGGAGCTGTGGATCGAGGCCCCACAGCCATTCACACGCATCGTGAAGAAGGGCTCGGGTCCCACACAGGAGATGCAGACCCTTCAGCTGGGCAATCCAACCGATCTGCAGCGGGAAATGGAGGGACATCTGCCCTCAAAGCTGACGAACCTCACGTTTAGTGGCCCGCAGTTTGGTAGTTTGAATGAACACATCTTGAAG GGCATGCGATCTCCCTACCTGTACATGCAACTCTTCAACACCTCGCTGCAAGCACTGCCGCCGAATTTCTTCAAGCATATGGGTCGAGTGCGTAATATCTCGCTGGACATTCGCTACAAAAATCGCAACCTAAAGAAGATACCAAATCCAAACACAGGCCAGGTGCCCTATCTGCCCAACAGTGTCTTCCTGACTGACCTGAAGATGTCCCACACGGATCTCAACTGCGATTGCGATTTGGG ATGGGTCGAGTTCTGGCAGCGCAAGCGACGGCAGTACATTTGCTCATCGCAGACCTGGACCGACACCGTCTTCCGTACGTTCATGAACTCTCCCTGCCAGGTGTACGGACGCCACAATTGCGATGACCATGACGATGATCTGCGCGAGACGCGCTGCGAGAACAAGGGCGGTCAACAGCTCATGGAG GCACTCAAATTCGATTTGGAATGCGGCTGGGATAATGCCAATTGCCGGGAGGCCGCCTTCGTGGTGGTGGCCGTGTGCGTGGCCATGGTCTTTTGGATGTGA